Proteins encoded together in one Deinococcus hopiensis KR-140 window:
- a CDS encoding glycogen synthase yields MRVVHVGSEVFPFSRSGGLGDVLAALPAVQARQGADVAVVSPWYASLVGAPQVVWEGDVPDAGPVTVGELREGGVRFLFVGLRAFERPGLYHDDDVERFCAFGRAVLPVLDALEITPDVLHGHDWQAGLVVAHANLRGWRTAYTIHNLQYQGRWTLHEAWGWTGLPDWAMQAEGVEFHGDLNLMKAGLWFARHVTTVSPTYALEITTPRYGEGLDGLLVSLARQGRLSGILNGLDQARWDPRTDPEIQPYKNALGKAVNTAALRGEFGLDAAPILGVVSRLADQKGMDLLLMALPDLVREWNVVVLGGGDPLLTAALTGWGHHPRVAFVPGLNEPLAHRVYAGADAFAMPSRFEPCGLSQMIAMRYGTLPVVRETGGLVDTVPHEVGFRFADATPEALTAACAEARTVYKKRAVWKSRVKRGMELDFSWESPARHYLELYARL; encoded by the coding sequence ATGCGGGTCGTTCACGTCGGTTCGGAAGTGTTTCCATTCTCGCGCTCGGGGGGCCTGGGCGACGTGTTGGCGGCACTTCCCGCCGTTCAGGCGCGGCAGGGAGCCGACGTGGCTGTGGTGTCACCCTGGTACGCCTCCCTGGTGGGCGCGCCGCAGGTGGTGTGGGAGGGCGATGTGCCGGACGCGGGCCCGGTCACGGTGGGCGAACTGCGTGAGGGCGGCGTGCGCTTCCTGTTCGTGGGCCTGCGTGCTTTCGAGCGCCCCGGCTTGTACCACGACGATGACGTGGAGCGGTTCTGCGCCTTCGGACGGGCGGTGCTGCCTGTGCTGGACGCGCTGGAAATCACCCCCGACGTGCTGCACGGCCACGACTGGCAGGCTGGGCTGGTGGTGGCACACGCGAATCTGCGCGGCTGGCGCACGGCCTACACCATCCACAACCTCCAGTACCAGGGCCGCTGGACCCTGCACGAGGCGTGGGGATGGACGGGCCTCCCCGACTGGGCGATGCAGGCCGAGGGGGTGGAGTTCCACGGCGACCTCAACCTGATGAAGGCGGGCCTGTGGTTTGCCCGCCACGTCACCACCGTCAGCCCGACGTATGCGCTGGAGATTACCACTCCGCGGTACGGTGAGGGGCTCGACGGCCTGCTCGTGTCCCTGGCGCGGCAGGGGCGGCTGAGCGGCATCCTCAACGGACTGGACCAGGCGCGCTGGGACCCCCGCACCGACCCCGAAATTCAGCCGTACAAGAACGCCCTGGGCAAGGCGGTGAATACGGCGGCCCTGCGGGGAGAGTTCGGCCTGGACGCTGCGCCCATCCTCGGTGTGGTGAGCCGCCTGGCCGATCAGAAGGGCATGGACCTGCTGCTGATGGCGCTGCCCGATCTCGTGCGCGAGTGGAACGTGGTGGTCCTGGGTGGCGGCGATCCGCTCCTGACGGCCGCACTGACGGGTTGGGGCCATCATCCCCGCGTCGCCTTCGTGCCCGGACTGAATGAGCCGCTGGCGCACCGGGTGTATGCGGGCGCGGACGCCTTCGCCATGCCCAGCCGCTTCGAGCCGTGCGGACTGTCGCAGATGATCGCCATGCGCTACGGCACCTTGCCGGTCGTGCGCGAGACAGGCGGATTGGTGGACACCGTGCCGCACGAGGTGGGCTTCCGCTTCGCCGACGCGACGCCTGAGGCCCTCACCGCCGCCTGCGCCGAGGCCCGCACCGTGTACAAGAAGCGCGCCGTCTGGAAGTCGCGGGTCAAACGCGGCATGGAGCTTGACTTCAGCTGGGAGAGCCCCGCGCGGCACTACCTGGAGCTGTACGCGCGGCTTTGA
- a CDS encoding alpha/beta fold hydrolase, giving the protein MSTSERPRTALLLHAYPFSAAMWDEQRAALEVEGFRVIVPDLPGFGGALGSMVSLSETARDLLGTLPPEPAVVVGLSMGGYVAQELLTQAPERFARVVLADTTTRADPPEKAEDRREQAGRALREGSSFIVEAARKEHLPRTFARIQPMMQAASREGIAGALRAMAARRDYSETLRDLRVPLLALVGEEDTITPPERVREIADLGRGELHVLPGAGHLSNLDAPGAFNAALLAFLL; this is encoded by the coding sequence ATGTCCACTTCCGAACGCCCCCGGACCGCCCTCCTGCTTCACGCCTACCCCTTTTCCGCCGCGATGTGGGACGAACAAAGGGCGGCGCTGGAGGTGGAGGGCTTCCGGGTGATCGTTCCGGACCTCCCCGGCTTCGGCGGAGCGCTGGGGAGTATGGTCTCGCTCTCGGAGACGGCGCGGGACTTGCTGGGCACCCTGCCGCCCGAACCCGCGGTCGTGGTGGGGCTGAGCATGGGCGGCTACGTGGCGCAGGAGTTGCTGACCCAGGCTCCGGAGCGCTTCGCCCGCGTGGTGCTTGCCGATACCACCACCCGGGCAGATCCCCCCGAAAAAGCCGAAGACCGGCGCGAACAGGCCGGCCGCGCGCTGCGCGAAGGCTCCAGCTTTATCGTGGAGGCCGCGCGCAAGGAACACCTGCCGCGCACCTTCGCGCGCATCCAGCCCATGATGCAAGCGGCGTCGCGCGAGGGCATTGCGGGGGCGCTGCGGGCAATGGCGGCGCGGCGAGACTACAGTGAGACGCTGCGGGATCTGCGCGTCCCCCTGCTGGCCCTTGTGGGCGAGGAGGACACCATCACGCCGCCGGAACGCGTGCGGGAGATTGCGGACCTGGGGCGCGGCGAGCTTCACGTACTGCCGGGGGCCGGGCACCTCTCCAACCTGGACGCCCCGGGGGCGTTCAATGCGGCGCTGCTGGCCTTTCTGCTGTAA